CCCCCCCTGGCTCCTGGTACTCtggcctctgtccctgtctcccaggcactgtcactgtctcctctgtctgtgtgctgaGGGACAGGGCTTGTGTCAAACGCAGCTGGCAGAAAACAAAGATTCCCTTATGGAATGCCAAATACAGGCCTACAGGGCTTTTACATGTCAACACACAGGCTATCCTTATCTGTATTTGTCTGTGTTTGGTTAATATTTGTGCTCAATCTTggatttattttctatgttttttttattaaatacaGAGACATTTTCACACTGGCATTCATTCAGTGTTTATACAGTCCACTTGATTTTGTTGTCTTTAACACAAACCCTCACTATTGGCCCCCCTTTGACTAAAGCTGTGTGGTATTTGCTTAGCTTTTGTGCTTGTGTACCAAACCTCACTCCAGCTGGTGACCAAAGAACACCTGCCAATTTGTATGCGTCCTCTCAGTCACGTAGCTACTGGGTTATAACGGAGGCATTGTTATTGATTTGAAACGGTGGAAAGTTATGATGTATTTCATGATCTGATTTTTAAGCCATGTGTTTTGTCATTCATTGTTGATATTGTCATGGCTTAACAGCCTCCACTACATTATGTTGTCTATGGAATAATACAGGACATGTGTTCAATTTACTCAAATGGAGCACATGCTTGCTATTAATGAACACACTTACTATTCAGTATATTCTCTATTTTGACTGCCATTAGCCAGGGCTTCTCATTCTCTCACTTGTCCACAAATAAACCTCCACCAGGATATCACTGGCTGACTTTGCTATTTTGAGAGGTGTTTCATATAGTAAGGGGGTCAAGGGCTTAGCAAGCTTCTGTAAACATTCCTAAGTATTCTACATATTTGTTTAACAATGTTATTGAGAAAAAAAACTGGGCCCGGAGTTTTCTACTAACATCTATGTTGGAAAAAGGATCACTCCCTTACTTGACGttttgtttctcctccccctcagCTTTGTACCATGCTCAGAAAGGATCCATGTGGCTGTGAGGGAGATGGCCACTCTGTTTCCTAAGGTAAGCTGGGGTGACCTCAACAACAGAGACTCCTCCTTTGTGTGCAAGAGCCAGTGAGGGTTGTTTGTTTGGTAAACATGGATGGGAAATAAATGTCTTGCAGCTGTTGTTCTGTTAGATGTTGCGCTCTTTTCTTCAGGGTGGAGATCATTTAACACGCACACAACGGCAGTAAATCCGCCCATTACTCTAGTGTTGAGGGCCGTTTATTGCCTATGTTTTGCCAACAGTATGTGacccctccctacctcctcctcaGAGGCCGTACTCTGACACAGTGCGAGGGTCCCTGCGGCTGCTCACCTCCAGTGCCAGCCGGCTCCAGGGGGAGTGCCAGAAGGCCACGTCCCATGACCCTTGCCCCTCCGACATGCAGCTGGTCACGCAGCAGGTCATCCAGTGCGCCTACGACATTGCCAAGGCTGCCAAACAACTCGTCACTGTGACAACCAAAGAAAACAGCAACTGATTTTTAACCCAAAGACTAACTTCCCTCTTGGATATTTGAAAATGTTATTATGGCTAATTTCAAGTTATCAGTGTTACGTTATGTTATTATTTGTATGCCTCCATTTTTATTTAAAATGCTTAATTGGTCATAGTGGATTTCTAGTGAAGAACGTTTACAGAAAATGTACCTTCCGAAACATGGGTCAACCGAGGGATTTGTCCATGGGTTTGTCTGTTAAatatactaatactgctagagtgTGACGGCCTCTGAGCTTACCTCATAGGAGACATGCTAGTTACATTGAAGTTACTGAACAGTTTTGCAACGTTACACATTTTAAACATTTCTGTGGTTGCTGGGGTGCTTGTCCTTGATGCTCTTCCCTATGCACCAATGACACGTGACTGTCCAAAGGTTTCAAACAGCATTTTAAGCAGTTAGCTTTTAACTTCTTATTCAATGCCAAACACATTGGGATTTTGAACATAGGTTAGTGGAATACTGCCTCATGAGTCATGATACGTCCATTACAAGGTTTTCGTCAAGTTTTTTTCCATGAATGCCATTTCTATGTTTTATACTAAAGCCATAAAGGTGAGGACAACTGCCAAGCCAGTTTTCCTTTGTTTCGTTTTTCTTTTTGTAGTTTGAGCAGAAGGTGAagccatacctctaatatacatGTACCTCACACACATGCTCAATATacattttgttttagtgttttaaAAAAAGAAGTCTCTCCCAAAGGGATTCTCAAAATGGCCAATTCCAATTCTATAATTTGTGGTATTTTCTTATGAAAGAATGAAAATGTACAAACATCTATTCTTAATTCATACAACCCTAATCTATATTATATTTATGAATACAATGTCTCACACCTAtctaacaaaacatttattttcataAAATGTATGTTTAACAGTTAAAGTTTCCTCGTATATTCCGTGCTGTTTGAAGACATGCAAGTTTTCATCTTGGTGGTATACGTTTCCATATATCCACCGGCAATCAGTTGTGCtcgtgatctctctctctctctgtgtgtgtgtgtgtgtgtggtgctaaaCCCAGCCTATGCCTTGTATTGTCTTGATTATGCTGCTAGTGGTCAAAAATGTGCAACTAATAGGGTGTTAAGATGTGTTTAAAGCATTGGTTCTATATATGTAATATGAACTATTTTATATTAGTCATGTGTTGTCCAGGGATGTGGGAGTGATGATCAATTATGTGTGCCATTGAGTGTTATGAGCCCGACACAAGTCATAGTTATTGCCTTTGTGGTTTAAATACCTGCCTTTTTAAAGTAATAAACTTTAATTTATAACTCAGCTGTTACAGTTTGTGTTAAATGTGTGAATACCTTGACTATTATGCTACAGTTTGTGTGCTGTGGTGTGGCTGAGGTACCAGTCTGTTTACCTTCACACATTCCACTTCTTGTACTCTGTGTCATATGCCAAAGATACGATAAGATGTTTAGcatgacaaggagtggaatgatagCTAAACAGCCTGGTACCCTGACTGTGTTCGCCTACATCAGGGGTCCCCAATTACATTCAGCCGagggccgatttttttttttttttaattacttaaaaaatatatatatatatatattccttgagcggatggtcgggggcaGGAACATGGTTATAAATCATTTGTAcattgcaaattgaccacaagaatccCAAACAAAAATTACCTTGCAAACTTGATTGCTAACATGCACAACTTTGGGGATTGTATTAACAGTGTAATTAACTAAATACTATAAGGTGTTTTTTCCATTCAGGAAAGCTGTGTCGAGTACATTTTGCTCCATCGCCTCCACATCCTGGACAGTATTCATAGGGAAATCAGCCCCCTCGGGTAGTACTGCTATCGTTGTTACTACTGTCAGGTCGACTCTTCTTCATCCATGTCTGAGTCCGTCTGCAGATCAGAAATCTCCTCTACCTTTTTAAGTTTGATCCGAGCCTGTTCATAGGTAGCTGTGAAAAGAAAAACATTACGTATTTAGGCTACTGATCTAGTGCAACATTTTGGTCTTTATGGTCATCTTAGCTGGTACCTAGTTGGGTTAAACTTGTGGGCCAGACATGGACAAACCCATGTGGGCTACAAAATGGGTCCCTATGGCTGCatctacacaggcagcccaattctgataatcttttccactaattggtcttctgaccaatcagatcagctcttttgccaataattgggtaaaagatcagaattggttgCCTGTGTAAATGGAGCCAAATGGACCCTTTACCATTTTAATGGGCTGTAGTTGACATACAGTAACCTTAATcacttttttttttcatttgaatatatttatattttcacCATTCAGATTTCAGAATAAATTCAAGATCATGTCATTTAAATGTATCTGGTCAGTCTGTTCAAACAAGCTGATTTTAGCTAGCTCAATAATTGAACatggtatttattttatttcagttagTGTAGGAGGCAAAGTTTCTAATTAGTGTAGGAGGCAAAGTTTCTAATTTCTGTTTCATTTGGGTTAGTTTAAGTTTTTATTTTACGAAACTACAACAacctttataaaataaaaaaatctataaattcctcaaaaaatacttgaatcctCAAATCGGTTCTACTCAAGTTTGTTCGATTCCACTCAAAAAAATCCCCAACATATTACAGCATGTGAATCTCGAATAATTTCCCAAGCGACTCCTGAACAATTCATCAGCTTTCTGCAACCAAAATGGCAGCCATCGTATTAACCCTTCATGTGGAATACACATcatcagtcacaggcttcattaggaaatgtgTTGACGATGTACCCACAATAACAATCCGGACATACCCCAACCAACAACCCTGGATTAATGGAGATATCCGTACAATGCTGAAAGCCAGTACTGCAGCATTCATGTCAGCAGAACAAACCCTGATGACTCTGGcacgcgacgcatataaggcaaGCAGGTATGAACTCTGCAAATCCATTAGAGATGCAAAAAGACAATACAGACCCAAACTTGAATTTATGTTCCACAACTCAGACTTGCATTGCATTTGGCAAGGACTACAGACTATCACAGAATACAAAGGCAAATCCAGCTGTGCTGTGCCCACCTAAGCCTCCCTCCCAGACAAGTTTAACCTAttccatgctcgcttcgaggcagccGAACAGGAAGAGTCTTGCTGCTCCGGACGACCGGGTGCTTTCATTTTCCGAGGCTGACGTTAGGAATTTGAACACTCACAAAGCCGCCGGCCCAGATAGCATCCCTGGCCGTGTCCTCAGAGTGTGTGTTAACCAGCTTGTGGGCGTCTTCTTGCACATCTTCAATCTGTCCCTGTCCCAGGCTGCAGTCCCCACCTGCTTTAAGGAGACAGCCATCATCCCAGTGCCCAAGAAAAACAAGGTGACATGcccaaatgactattgccccatgACACTCACCTCAGTCATCATGAAGGCTTCGGGAGGCTGTtcatggcccacatcaaggcCAGCATACCAGGCACACTGTACCCACACTTGAGTCaatatgtatttaacccctttgttatggcaagcctaaataagttcacgaGTAAAAATGTTCCCGAAAGTAAcgaaagttgcatggactcactctgtgtgcaataatagtgtttaacatgatttttgaatgattacctcatctctgtatcccacacatacaattatctgtacagtccctcagtcgagcagtgaatatcaaacacagattcaaccacaaagaccagggaggttttccaatgcctcacaaagaagcgcacctattggtagatgggtaaaaaaaaaaagaagcagacattgaatattcctttgagcaaggtgaagttattaattacacttatgatggtgtatcaatacacccagtcactacaaagatacaggtgtccttcctaacagttacattttaattgtatttaacccttattttaccagttaagttgactgagaacacattctcagttACAGCAACGATCTAGGGAATAGttataggggagaggaggggggatgaatgagccagttgccagagaggaaggaaaccactcagggatttcaccatgaggccaatggtgactttaaaacagttacagagtttaatggctgtgataggataaaattgaggatggatcaacaaccttgtagttactccacaatactaacctactgtaaatgacagtgtgaaaagaaggaagcctgtacagaataaaaaatattccaaaacatgcatcctgttttcaataaggcactaaagtaaaactgcatagAATGTGGCAAAGATATTGACTTtatgtcctaaatacaaagtgttatgtttggggcaaatacaagacatcactgaataccactcttcatattttcaagcatgacgggggctgcatcatgttgtgggtatgcCAGTCATCAGCAAAAAATAGGGAGtttttttatgataaaaagaaGCGGAATAgagataagcacaggcaaaatcctataggaaaacctgcttcagtctgctttccaacagacacagggagacaaattctaatttcagcaggacaataacctaaaaccaaatatacactggagttgcttactaagataacattgaatgttcctgggaggcgtagttacagttttgacgtaaatcggcttgaaaatctatagcaaggcttgaaaatggctgtataGCATTGATCAACAACGATCTTGACTGAGCTTTAAGAATTTTAAaatgaataatgtgcaaatattgcacaatcccgTTGTGCaaaagaaacactcacagctgtaattgctgccaaaggtgattctaacgtgtattgactcaggggtgtgaatacttatgtaaattagatgtttctgtatttcattttcaatagatttgcaaaactttctaaaaacatgttttcactttgtcattatggggtattgtgcgtttaaaaaaatattcaggctgtaacacaacaaaatgtgtaataagtcaaggggtatgaaaactttctgaaggcactgtatgtgagaatgctgttcattgagtacagttcagcattcaacactattgcTCTCTCCAAACTCGTGTCATGACAACCTCTCCATCAACAttagcaaaacaaaggagttgattgttgacttcaggaagcagagggaACATGCCCCGATCCACATAAACAGGACTTCGGTAGAGAGTTTTAAGTTCTTAGGCATCACCAAGGACTTGTCAGGGACTAACAAAACCAcactcttgtcaagagggcgCAACAGCGTCTCTACTTCCCCCCCccgggtcctctccaaatactactGCTGAACCATCGAGAGTgccctgaccagttgcatcacggcctggtacaGGAATCTCTCCATCCATgaccgcaaggccctccagcggTTGGTGAAGATGGTCCAGTACATCATTGGGACAGTACACCCACCCATCCAGCACATCTACATCAAACGGTGTCTGAGGAAGGCACGCAGCAtaatcaaggaccccacacacgcCAGCCAGaagctgttctctcccttaccaTCAGGCAGATGGTATCGGAGCATTATGTCTGATACCAACAGTTTTCTatttacaagccatcagactgttgaacacttgaaatggactgaccacctgctctgattctatgcACCTTAACACACATgtactcgctcacacacacatctgattGAGTCCCAATCCTTATTCCTGAAAAAATAACACAAGATTTGCCCACCTACAGCCCATTAAAAATGATTCAGGACCCATTTGAGACCTACATGTAACCCACGTGGGTTTGTCCATGTCTGACCCAAAAAGTTACCCAGTGGctaacttttgaaagtaccatgcttAATTCCTAATGACTTCTCAGatttaattatttgcaaacagggacaATTCCATTGCAAACTGGACACACTGATTTGGCTTTGGAGAAATGTGATAAAATTAACACATAGGCCTTTCTCtgtccattatcctgtaatatgTCAAATGATGTAGAATTGCACGACATTTttataaaatgctgttttttcTCGGACCTGCAAATATGATGATAGATTCATGCAATGCTTTTACTATAAATTAGATCTTTCCACCACTACTCTTAGTAGAATGAAGTACCGTTTTTAAAACTGCATATCTTAGGCTTGCTCAGTCCAAGAAGTGACGGTGAACGGtagacatgttctctgctatccactttgtttcaattattattttgggtatagggaagggtcacttgtttttttaaatatatttctgCTGAAGGGaggcactagcggttctggggaggggggggggggggcaacaatTTGGACCCCctttgacaacaattttggacccccttgtggcccccctaaatgtggagtatgaaataattttgacataactaatttttgctatcgttctttttttacatccattattagacagtggcaacgatgatgattatgaacatggtcttttgcctgctaatgcctgcaatgcagtgaagaaaacgatatgacaacaataacatctaatggaactggcccctctaacagtacaactagccccagcttgcccccccccccagttgaaatggtctagaaccaccactgaagggagggccatccattttcatttcagagaggtcatattttctccatgtaacccttgTTATAAATAACGTTCATACCCTAACATTCATGACTTTCAGCTTCAATTGCAGGTGTAAAATGCAGTTGATTTCTGTAGCCTATCTAGCGTTTTGAAAATGCATCACCGATTATGGCAGCAGTTCTGCATGCATGTTCGAGTGTGCACACGTGCATGAGCTTTTTTTTCAAAAAGTTTGAAAACCACTGGGATGCATGATAGTGGCAACAAATGGAGTTCAGTTGGGTTGGATATAGTAATGATAGTCTAAAGTATTTCTTACAATCAATTTGTACTGGAATTGTTTTGGTCATTGTTAATACGTGCAGCAATTATTCAATTTCAAAATAGTTTGGCAAAATACTTTACTCATCAGATTGTGCTGCTTTCCACTGATTTGGAATAATTGCTCAAGAGTCTATCACCGCGGTTGCAGTAAAAACATTTTAGGGGTGCCCTTTTTTCACTCTGAGTACATGCCCCCCAAAAGGCACTAGCGTATCTCACTCAAATATGTTTTCTTTCACTTTCTAACACCTGTTGATGACGTGAATGATCAGGGCGCGCCCCCTGCCAAGTCAGTGTGCCTTGCCAGAGTATACAGTTGCCTTGCCGTAGGCGTAGAAGACAGTGAACACGGAAGACAGTTCCGGGTTTATTATTCACAGACAGCAGTCGTTATCATTCTGTAGTTAGTCACATATCATTTCAGAAAACGATGTCACTTTTAATGGATAACCAATTTGGAGAACTTCCAGTCGACAAATCAGTGGATACAAAGTTCTTTCTGGAGTCAGTGGCATATCTTCCGCCTTTTTTTGGTGAGTACAGAAGTACACCTGAACGGTCGGCAGACGACCTGTAGCCTATCACACTCATTGGTCTTCATGAAACTGGAGAGGCACTCAAATCGTCTCACCGTCACCGataccttagaaaatgtcacctcattttctttttgtttcacttttcaTGATTGACTTCCCCTATAACAACATTTAGAAATAGACTGAACTAAATTAAAAACAATCAACTTAAATGTGTATTTTGTCTAAGAAATCAACACAGGTTTGACGAAGTTGGCTCGACAGTGCCATTGACCTTGTTGAATAAACAACATATTACGTTGAGTGAGTACAGCGCCGTTATAATCGCTTTGTTAACGTCAGAGTTGCATAAAGATGACCATTACCCAAACGAACATAGTAGGCCTACCATAATAATCGgttattacattttgaatgatcCGCAAATAAACTCTTTGTGGATGGCTCAATCATAGGCTGATTTTGGGATTTAAATGCGCTAGTGTGTGTGGTAACAACCTTGCACGATGTTGTTTTTACATCTTGGAAATGTCAAGGAATAGTCTTAACATAAAGTGTAATAATCTGATTTTAAAACCAAGGACGTATTGAGGTTGTGAAGCCAAAGGGCAAGAGGGGCCATGTGAATTAGTATGCAGCTGCTgtagctcttctctctctcctcccacactGCCTGCTGCATTGGCCTCCTTGTGTGACTTTCGACTTGAATGGACCCTTTTCTCTATTGATTGCCCAACAAGAAACTTTCATATAATTCACATAAGCATTGTGGGAGAATAAGTGTCATTTCAATTCTATTCTTTCCTCCCCCAAGGATGTTTCTCCGGCTACATCCAAgatgctgtgtctgcatttaCTCATAACTGCTTGGTTGCATTTCAATCCAATgttttgtccctctctttcttctttccAGACTGCCTGGGGTCAAAAGTATTTGTTCCTATCAAATCAGACATCAGTGGCAATATAACAGTAAGTATGTTTTCCACACCCTCTAATTGTGCCTTAAAATAAGAGTAACCCTACAGCAACAAATGCCTACGTCTATACATTTTGTTGGTAATATTTTCCTTCCAGAAAATCAGAAGTGTGTATGACAAGGACCCTGCCAAGTATGCAACACTACAGCAGATAATGGAGTCAGAGAAGGAGGCATACGGCACAGAGTGGCCCAAAGTGGGAGCCACCTTGGCCCTGATGTGGCTGAAGAGGTGAGCTCAGAATCATCTCATCTGAATGTGTTTAAGGCTGTGTTTACAGTggtagcccaattctgatattttctttcactaattggtcttttgaccaatcagatcagttcttaaaaatatctgatgtgattggtcaaaagatcagaattgggctgactAGAGGCTGTGAAATGGTGTTCTTGTTTCTAGATAGAGATCTGCACGTCATGAATAATGTTGTGACTGAAATCAAATAAGTTAagctgattgtcctctctccCGCAGAGGCCTCCGTTTCATCCAGATCCTGCTTCAGAGCTTGGCAGATGGAGAGAAAGACGAGAACAACCCTAACCTCATCCGTGTCAACATCACCAAAGCCTACGACCAGGCCCTAAAGAAATACCACGGCTGGCTAGTGCAGAAGATATTTAAGGTGAGACCATGTGACTAGAGTCAGTTGGTAGCATAGTCTTGACCTCCTAGCCTTTTACTTGTGACTTGGTGTTCTACTTAACCCTGGTTCTCAAGCACCTCTGAATGTATTGATTTCATATCGAACTTCATTTCT
The DNA window shown above is from Salmo salar chromosome ssa13, Ssal_v3.1, whole genome shotgun sequence and carries:
- the LOC106568188 gene encoding glycolipid transfer protein produces the protein MSLLMDNQFGELPVDKSVDTKFFLESVAYLPPFFDCLGSKVFVPIKSDISGNITKIRSVYDKDPAKYATLQQIMESEKEAYGTEWPKVGATLALMWLKRGLRFIQILLQSLADGEKDENNPNLIRVNITKAYDQALKKYHGWLVQKIFKAALFAAPYKSDFIKALSKGQEVREEDCMASVRQFLINYTATVDAIYEMYTTLNAELDYSV